One genomic segment of Ricinus communis isolate WT05 ecotype wild-type chromosome 5, ASM1957865v1, whole genome shotgun sequence includes these proteins:
- the LOC8289793 gene encoding carbonic anhydrase 2 isoform X2: MSTASINGWCLTSLSPSQSSLRRSTLRPSVFARLNSSPTSSSSTPTLIRNEPVFAAPAPIINPSLREEMGKEAYDEAIEALKKLLSEKGELKAEATAKVEQITAELQTASSDSKPFNPVERMKEGFIHFKKEKYDKNPGLYSELSKGQSPKFMVFACSDSRVCPSHILDFQPGEAFVVRNVANMVPPYDQTKYAGVGAAVEYAVLHLKVEYIVVIGHSCCGGIKGLMSFPYDGNKSTDFIEDWVAVGLPAKSKVIAERGSVPFPDQCTYCEKEAVNVSLANLLTYPFVRDALASKTLGLKGAYYDFVSGKFELWGLEYSFTPSLSVKDVATILHWKL, translated from the exons ATGTCGACGGCTTCAATTAACGGCTGGTGCCTCACCTCTCTCTCCCCTTCCCAATCTTCTCTCAGGAGATCTACATTGCGCCCTTCTGTTTTTGCCAGGCTCAACTCTTCTCCtacttcttcctcttctacTCCTACCCTTATCAGGAACGAGCCTGTTTTTGCTGCCCCTGCTCCTATCATCAATCCTAGCTTG AGAGAAGAGATGGGAAAGGAAGCTTATGATGAGGCAATTGAAGCTCTCAAGAAACTCCTCag TGAGAAAGGAGAGCTGAAAGCCGAGGCAACTGCGAAAGTAGAGCAGATAACAGCTGAGTTACAGACCGCATCATCTGACAGCAAACCTTTCAACCCTGTTGAAAGGATGAAAGAAGGCTTCATTCATttcaagaaagagaaatacGA CAAGAATCCTGGATTGTACAGTGAGCTTTCAAAAGGCCAAAGCCCCAAG TTTATGGTGTTTGCTTGCTCAGACTCCAGGGTCTGCCCATCACACATACTGGATTTTCAGCCAGGAGAGGCTTTTGTGGTCCGTAATGTTGCTAATATGGTCCCACCATATGATCAG ACCAAGTACGCAGGAGTTGGTGCTGCAGTTGAATATGCAGTTTTGCATCTGAAG GTTGAGTACATTGTGGTCATTGGGCACAGTTGCTGTGGTGGAATTAAGGGGCTAATGTCTTTCCCATATGATGGAAACAAATCCAC TGACTTCATAGAAGACTGGGTTGCTGTTGGTTTACCTGCCAAGTCCAAGGTGATAGCAGAACGTGGCAGTGTGCCTTTCCCAGACCAGTGCACATACTGTGAAAAG GAAGCAGTGAATGTGTCCCTTGCAAACTTGCTAACATATCCATTTGTTAGAGATGCATTGGCAAGCAAAACTCTTGGATTGAAGGGTGCCTACTACGACTTCGTTTCAGGAAAATTCGAGCTGTGGGGGCTTGAGTACTCCTTTACTCCCTCTCTCTCT GTAAAAGATGTGGCCACCATACTACATTGGAAGCTCTAG
- the LOC8289793 gene encoding carbonic anhydrase 2 isoform X1 produces the protein MSTASINGWCLTSLSPSQSSLRRSTLRPSVFARLNSSPTSSSSTPTLIRNEPVFAAPAPIINPSLREEMGKEAYDEAIEALKKLLRLKLKKKRKKKLHSICYVVDCSEKGELKAEATAKVEQITAELQTASSDSKPFNPVERMKEGFIHFKKEKYDKNPGLYSELSKGQSPKFMVFACSDSRVCPSHILDFQPGEAFVVRNVANMVPPYDQTKYAGVGAAVEYAVLHLKVEYIVVIGHSCCGGIKGLMSFPYDGNKSTDFIEDWVAVGLPAKSKVIAERGSVPFPDQCTYCEKEAVNVSLANLLTYPFVRDALASKTLGLKGAYYDFVSGKFELWGLEYSFTPSLSVKDVATILHWKL, from the exons ATGTCGACGGCTTCAATTAACGGCTGGTGCCTCACCTCTCTCTCCCCTTCCCAATCTTCTCTCAGGAGATCTACATTGCGCCCTTCTGTTTTTGCCAGGCTCAACTCTTCTCCtacttcttcctcttctacTCCTACCCTTATCAGGAACGAGCCTGTTTTTGCTGCCCCTGCTCCTATCATCAATCCTAGCTTG AGAGAAGAGATGGGAAAGGAAGCTTATGATGAGGCAATTGAAGCTCTCAAGAAACTCCTCaggttaaaattaaaaaagaaaagaaaaaagaagcttCATTCA atttgcTATGTGGTTGATTGCAGTGAGAAAGGAGAGCTGAAAGCCGAGGCAACTGCGAAAGTAGAGCAGATAACAGCTGAGTTACAGACCGCATCATCTGACAGCAAACCTTTCAACCCTGTTGAAAGGATGAAAGAAGGCTTCATTCATttcaagaaagagaaatacGA CAAGAATCCTGGATTGTACAGTGAGCTTTCAAAAGGCCAAAGCCCCAAG TTTATGGTGTTTGCTTGCTCAGACTCCAGGGTCTGCCCATCACACATACTGGATTTTCAGCCAGGAGAGGCTTTTGTGGTCCGTAATGTTGCTAATATGGTCCCACCATATGATCAG ACCAAGTACGCAGGAGTTGGTGCTGCAGTTGAATATGCAGTTTTGCATCTGAAG GTTGAGTACATTGTGGTCATTGGGCACAGTTGCTGTGGTGGAATTAAGGGGCTAATGTCTTTCCCATATGATGGAAACAAATCCAC TGACTTCATAGAAGACTGGGTTGCTGTTGGTTTACCTGCCAAGTCCAAGGTGATAGCAGAACGTGGCAGTGTGCCTTTCCCAGACCAGTGCACATACTGTGAAAAG GAAGCAGTGAATGTGTCCCTTGCAAACTTGCTAACATATCCATTTGTTAGAGATGCATTGGCAAGCAAAACTCTTGGATTGAAGGGTGCCTACTACGACTTCGTTTCAGGAAAATTCGAGCTGTGGGGGCTTGAGTACTCCTTTACTCCCTCTCTCTCT GTAAAAGATGTGGCCACCATACTACATTGGAAGCTCTAG
- the LOC8289792 gene encoding transcription factor WER: protein MESSDNKYKKGLWTEEEDKILMDYINVHGKGRWNHIAKKTGLKRCGKSCRLRWMNYLSPNVKRGNFTEEEEDLIIRLHNLLGNRWSLIAKRVPGRTDNQVKNYWNTHISKKLAAGKQLSGRRFNVKDKTGKIAVSSSTNSMGLHSFSFSYVNNSIATKEFTVDEDIQIASEVADTQELTFFNSSYPYSFWFFDNEPELNIIGNDFLGGYASDFA from the exons ATGGAATCATCAGACAACAAATACAAGAAAGGATTATGGACAGAGGAAGAAGACAAGATTCTCATGGACTATATAAACGTTCATGGGAAAGGAAGATGGAATCACATTGCGAAGAAGACGG GCTTGAAAAGGTGTGGGAAAAGCTGTAGGTTAAGGTGGATGAACTACTTGAGCCCGAATGTGAAACGAGGCAATTTCactgaggaagaagaagatcttATCATCAGGCTCCACAATCTTCTTGGAAACAG GTGGTCACTGATTGCCAAGCGGGTGCCTGGGCGAACTGACAATCAAGTAAAGAATTACTGGAATACTCATATAAGCAAAAAACTGGCTGCTGGTAAACAGCTAAGTGGAAGACGTTTTAACGTCAAAGATAAAACTGGCAAGATTGCTGTTTCTAGCTCAACAAATTCCATGGGACTCCACAGTTTCAGCTTTAGTTATGTCAACAATAGTATTGCAACCAAGGAATTTACAGTTGATGAGGACATTCAGATAGCTTCTGAAGTCGCGGACACACAAGAACTGACCTTCTTCAACAGTAGCTATCCATACTCTTTCTGGTTTTTTGATAATGAACCAGAGCTCAATATAATAGGAAACGACTTCTTGGGTGGCTATGCTTCTGATTTTGCTTAG
- the LOC8275404 gene encoding uncharacterized protein LOC8275404: MGNVMTMMNKEPPPPVVLVPPLFDFPPLAARTRMLESSYNVLFGKLALKSLFEDYFEEARHFSTRIMLKPIDDPHVDLITTVSGPLDHNPEEKIIGNALFRWQSDVHDPHTFMDLFVSTLDPILQIRSCAYYPRYGFGAFGVFPLLLRNRIASDDFGVMGLRYGSGNLSFGATLMPFAVKEELPKSAWLVSKMGRLTVGVQYEPGSGSKGNGKYKNLMNWSAAIGYGVGSGSPLSPSFNFCLELAKNSQFIASFYQHVVVQRRVKNPLEENEIVGITNYFDFGFELQTRVDDVETSNNIPDSTFQVAASWQANKNFLLKGKVGPLSSSLTLAFKSWWKPSFTFNVSATRDRIIGKTAYGFGIRVENLREASYQRADPNFLMLTPSKEHLAEGILWKSGKRPMLQSEINAGNFNDLPRELRPLGKIL, encoded by the exons atggGGAACGTAATGACAATGATGAACAAGGAGCCACCGCCACCGGTGGTTCTTGTTCCTCCTCTCTTCGATTTTCCACCTCTCGCTGCTCGCACCAG GATGTTGGAGTCGTCATATAATGTATTGTTTGGGAAGCTAGCTTTGAAAAGTCTTTTTGAGGATTATTTTGAAGAAGCAAGACATTTTAGCACTAGAATCATGTTGAAGCCAATTGATGATCCTCATGTTGATTTAATTACTACT GTTTCAGGTCCATTAGATCATAATCCTGAGGAGAAAATCATAGGAAATGCGCTATTTCGCTGGCAAAG CGATGTGCACGATCCTCATACATTCATGGACCTTTTTGTATCAACCTTGGACcc GATTTTGCAAATACGATCATGTGCTTATTATCCTCGATATGGTTTTGGGGCATTTGGCGTTTTCCCACTCCTTTTGAGAAATCG AATAGCTTCTGATGATTTTGGTGTAATGGGACTCAGATATGGCTCAGGAAATTTATCCTTTGGAGCTACACTTATGCCTTTTGCTG TGAAAGAGGAGTTGCCAAAGAGTGCATGGCTTGTAAGTAAGATGGGAAGGCTGACGGTTGGAGTGCAGTATGAGCCAGGAT CTGGAAGCAAAGGTAAtggtaaatataagaatttaatgaATTGGAGTGCCGCGATTGGTTACGGGGTAGGATCAGGAAGCCCCTTGAGTCcttctttcaatttttgcCTTGAGCTTGCAAAAAATTCTCAG TTCATTGCCTCATTTTACCAACACGTGGTGGTCCAGAGACGG GTCAAGAATCCACTTGAAGAGAATGAAATAGTTGgaattacaaattattttgACTTTGGGTTTGAGTTACAGACAAG GGTTGATGATGTCGAAACATCAAATAATATACCAGATTCCACCTTCCAAGTAGCTGCATCCTGGCAGGCAAATAAGAATTTCCTATTGAAG GGAAAGGTGGGACCTCTCAGCTCATCATTGACATTGGCATTCAAGTCATGGTGGAAACCCTCATTTACATTCAATGTATCAG cTACAAGAGATCGTATTATTGGAAAAACAGCGTATGGATTTGGTATCCGTGTTGAGAATCTTAGAGAAGCCAG TTATCAAAGAGCTGATCCAAATTTCTTGATGCTGACACCAAGCAAGGAGCACCTGGCAGAGGGCATCCTTTGGAAAAGTGGGAAGCGGCCAATGCTACAATCTGAGATAAATGCTGGAAACTTTAACGATTTGCCAAGGGAATTGAGACCACTGGGAAAGATCTTATAG
- the LOC8289794 gene encoding uncharacterized protein LOC8289794, with the protein MDVWSWICELPELADWTDLHSPHIFELASSKLINSGDDDSSARSIRLRAERTAGSNSDALVTFSVCLQGFHPFSAPKTLWVSDTCPLNAEKPFLPLLLQLLEEIITRSPMAAQSSTCPRSQLQKLKPEPISWIMDSHTPESFSCFFNLVFIMRLFWLCVFDAPSEVGSLYFESLLGPNLDALKCERAPVLKTFLVTVGADAELCFMRTLGYMLTKWLILREVGVGLHVLAPALGQQVKFSYATEAHGFWALKGYASILAMDIANSPRKSSKFPVVEARDTVLKYALAHQQLEAVLQLEYSVNFYDSYIRVIARIDNLRFHVAKLGFKKNENADYGEERHLVSRVKVWVGPEVGATYVAGLSLGRSTDNGERELEMKKVVKGSVENSKASKVKTRARTATRTKMKNWRWDQDAEGNTVIFDAVLHNNINGQEVAAWNSNIDNTSDGGDGKSSGNENKFKGPNRPFTKTRGLVFAGDEYGEGVEWRLSKEMEGSVLKWRIGGEVWVSYWPSEVKSSYFETRCVEWCDEVDLPLIPGK; encoded by the coding sequence ATGGATGTATGGTCATGGATATGTGAGCTTCCTGAGTTGGCCGACTGGACTGATTTACACTCGCCACATATCTTCGAGCTCGCCAGTTCCAAACTCATTAATAGTGGAGATGATGATAGTTCAGCTCGTTCTATTCGGCTCAGAGCAGAGAGAACTGCTGGGTCTAACTCAGACGCATTGGTTACTTTCTCTGTATGTTTACAGGGTTTTCACCCTTTCAGTGCTCCAAAGACTCTCTGGGTCTCTGACACGTGTCCTTTAAACGCAGAAAAGCCTTTTCTCCCTCTACTACTTCAGCTTCTTGAAGAAATCATTACGCGTTCACCTATGGCTGCTCAGTCTAGTACTTGCCCTCGTTCGCAGCTTCAAAAGCTCAAACCTGAACCCATTTCTTGGATTATGGACAGCCACACACCTGAGTCATTTTCGTGTTTTTTTAACCTAGTCTtcattatgaggttgttttggTTATGTGTATTTGACGCCCCTAGTGAGGTTGGGTCCTTGTATTTTGAATCTTTGCTGGGTCCAAATCTTGATGCCTTAAAATGTGAACGAGCTCCTGTGTTGAAAACCTTTCTGGTTACTGTAGGAGCGGATGCTGAGCTTTGTTTTATGCGTACTTTAGGTTACATGTTAACCAAATGGCTTATTCTAAGGGAGGTCGGTGTAGGACTGCATGTTTTGGCCCCTGCTCTGGGTCAGCAAGTTAAGTTCTCGTATGCAACGGAGGCTCATGGATTTTGGGCTTTGAAGGGCTATGCATCTATTCTGGCTATGGATATTGCTAACTCTCCCAGGAAAAGTAGCAAATTTCCTGTTGTTGAAGCTAGGGATACGGTGCTGAAATATGCCTTAGCTCACCAACAGTTAGAGGCAGTTTTGCAGTTGGAATATTCAGTTAACTTTTATGACAGTTATATTCGGGTTATCGCACGCATTGATAACCTACGGTTCCATGTGGCGAAATTAGGGtttaaaaagaatgagaatGCTGATTATGGTGAGGAGAGACACCTTGTGTCTAGGGTTAAGGTTTGGGTGGGACCAGAGGTTGGAGCAACTTATGTGGCCGGTTTGAGTTTGGGCCGCTCTACAGATAATGGGGAGAGAGAACTGGAAATGAAAAAAGTGGTGAAGGGGAGTGTTGAAAATTCGAAGGCTTCTAAGGTGAAAACTAGGGCAAGAACGGCTACAAGGACAAAGATGAAAAACTGGAGGTGGGACCAAGATGCTGAAGGGAATACTGTTATTTTCGATGCAgttttacataataatataaacgGTCAAGAAGTTGCCGCGTGGAACTCAAACATTGATAATACTAGCGATGGTGGTGACGGCAAGAGCAGTggtaatgaaaataaattcaagGGACCAAATCGGCCATTTACAAAAACAAGAGGATTGGTTTTCGCAGGAGACGAATATGGGGAAGGAGTAGAATGGAGATTGAGCAAAGAGATGGAAGGCAGTGTACTGAAGTGGAGAATAGGAGGGGAAGTTTGGGTGAGTTATTGGCCAAGTGAAGTTAAGAGTTCATATTTCGAAACTAGATGCGTCGAGTGGTGTGATGAAGTTGATCTGCCTCTAATTCCAGGAAAATAG
- the LOC8289795 gene encoding phosphoglucan phosphatase LSF1, chloroplastic isoform X2 — translation MQIFGFFRKMLMENNGSISLILERPFSSYPIHQLHHTSDIDIMFNRGRIPIATWNKTILSSNLKASEGSGNSGFITFSSKFLTSHGWKLLNDDPKGYVDLPSQKTLRSPVSQFVCVFSERESGDGEWAYGNFPVEEYIKALERSEGELYYNHGLGMRFSKITEQIYVGSCIQTEADVKNLSSVGITAVINFQSVAEAENWGINSNSINESCQRSNILMINYPIRDADSFDMRKKLPFCVGLLLRLLKKNHRVFVTCTTGFDRSPASIIAYLHWITDTSLHAAYNFVTGLHFCKPDRPAVAWATWDLIGMVESGGHDGPATHAVTFVWNGQEGEDVSLVGDFTGNWKEPMKASHMGGPRYEVEVRLPQGKYYYKYIINGQWRHSTASPIERDERGNVNNIIVVGDIANVRPSIQQKKKDVNIVKVIERPLTENERFVLAKAARCVAFSVCPIRLAPK, via the exons ATGCAGA tTTTTGGTTTCTTCAGGAAGATGCTGATGGAGAATAATGGATCTATTAGCTTGATCCTTGAGAGGCCCTTTTCTAGTTATCCAATTCATCAACTACATCATACGAGTGATATAGATATAATGTTCAATCGGGGACGGATTCCTATTGCTACTTGGAACAAAACTATCCTGTCTTCAAATTTGAAAGCTTCTGAGGGAAGTGGGAATTCTGGTTTTATAACATTTTCGTCAAAGTTTTTAACATCCCATGGATGGAAGCTTTTGAATGATGATCCAAAAGGATATGTGGATTTACCATCACAGAAGACTCTTCGCTCTCCTGTGAGTCAATTTGTTTGTGTTTTCTCGGAGAGGGAGTCTGGAGATGGAGAATGGGCTTATGGGAACTTTCCTGTGGAAGAATATATCAAAGCATTGGAACGTTCTGAAGGCGAGCTATACTACAATCATGGACTTGGTATGCGATTCAGTAAG ATTACTGAGCAGATATATGTTGGATCTTGTATACAAACGGAAGCCGATGTAAAAAATTTGTCCAGTGTG GGGATCACTGCTGTAATCAATTTCCAGAGTGTTGCTGAAGCAGAAAACTGGGGAATCAACTCCAATTCAATCAATGAGTCATGCCAAAGATCCAATATTCTCATGATCAACTATCCTATAAG GGATGCAGATTCCTTTGACATGAGGAAGAAATTACCATTTTGTGTTGGGCTACTATTGCGCTTACTGAAAAAGAATCATCGTGTTTTTGTCACTTGTACTACTGGTTTTGATCGATCTCCTGCTTCCATAATTGCATACCTTCATTGGATAACAGATACATCCCTTCATGCTGCTTATAATTTTGTGACTGGATTGCATTTTTGCAAGCCTGACAG ACCAGCAGTTGCTTGGGCAACCTGGGATCTTATAGGTATGGTGGAAAGTGGCGGGCATGATGGACCAGCGACGCATGCTGTGACTTTTGTGTGGAATGGTCAAGAG GGAGAAGATGTATCCCTGGTTGGAGATTTTACTGGAAATTGGAAAGAGCCGATGAAGGCGAGCCACATGGGTGGTCCAAGATATGAAGTTGAAGTTAGGCTTCCACAAGGAAA GTACTACTATAAGTATATCATAAATGGGCAATGGCGGCATTCAACAGCGTCACCAATAGAGAGGGATGAAAGGGGAAACGTCAATAATATAATTGTGGTTGGTGATATTGCAAACGTGAGGCCTTCTattcaacaaaaaaagaag GATGTTAACATTGTGAAGGTTATTGAGAGGCCATTGACAGAAAATGAGCGCTTCGTGCTGGCAAAAGCAGCTCGCTGTGTTGCATTCTCTGTCTGTCCAATCAGACTAGCTCCAAAGTAA
- the LOC8289795 gene encoding phosphoglucan phosphatase LSF1, chloroplastic isoform X1, which produces MSMSSLQLSSCSSAAHHHHNHNHNHNLFSQTSLRGRDLWCLLHGVLPWKKHNKVLSLSKRTLKVHATSDNTNNNSSLKMNLNEYMVNLDKPFGIRFALSVDGKIIVHALRKGGNAERSRIIMVGDTLNRAIDSSSGRLVPIIDFGDAEKMLMENNGSISLILERPFSSYPIHQLHHTSDIDIMFNRGRIPIATWNKTILSSNLKASEGSGNSGFITFSSKFLTSHGWKLLNDDPKGYVDLPSQKTLRSPVSQFVCVFSERESGDGEWAYGNFPVEEYIKALERSEGELYYNHGLGMRFSKITEQIYVGSCIQTEADVKNLSSVGITAVINFQSVAEAENWGINSNSINESCQRSNILMINYPIRDADSFDMRKKLPFCVGLLLRLLKKNHRVFVTCTTGFDRSPASIIAYLHWITDTSLHAAYNFVTGLHFCKPDRPAVAWATWDLIGMVESGGHDGPATHAVTFVWNGQEGEDVSLVGDFTGNWKEPMKASHMGGPRYEVEVRLPQGKYYYKYIINGQWRHSTASPIERDERGNVNNIIVVGDIANVRPSIQQKKKDVNIVKVIERPLTENERFVLAKAARCVAFSVCPIRLAPK; this is translated from the exons atgtcAATGTCCTCTCTGCAACTATCTAGTTGCAGCAGCGCAGCTCACCATCATCataatcataatcataatcataatTTGTTCTCTCAAACTTCATTACGTGGCAGAGATCTGTGGTGCTTACTCCATGGAGTACTCCCTTGGAAGAAACACAATAAAGTTCTTTCTCTTAGTAAAAGAACTCTCAAGGTTCATGCAACGTCtgataatactaataataattcgTCATTGAAGATGAATTTGAATGAATACATGGTTAATCTTGATAAACCGTTCGGCATTCGTTTTGCTTTGTCTGTTGATGGCAAAATCATCGTTCACGCTCTCAGGAAAGGG GGGAATGCGGAGAGGTCCAGAATAATAATGGTAGGTGACACTTTAAATAGAGCTATTGATTCGTCTAGCGGCAGGCTTGTTCCTATCATCGATTTTGGTGATGCAGA GAAGATGCTGATGGAGAATAATGGATCTATTAGCTTGATCCTTGAGAGGCCCTTTTCTAGTTATCCAATTCATCAACTACATCATACGAGTGATATAGATATAATGTTCAATCGGGGACGGATTCCTATTGCTACTTGGAACAAAACTATCCTGTCTTCAAATTTGAAAGCTTCTGAGGGAAGTGGGAATTCTGGTTTTATAACATTTTCGTCAAAGTTTTTAACATCCCATGGATGGAAGCTTTTGAATGATGATCCAAAAGGATATGTGGATTTACCATCACAGAAGACTCTTCGCTCTCCTGTGAGTCAATTTGTTTGTGTTTTCTCGGAGAGGGAGTCTGGAGATGGAGAATGGGCTTATGGGAACTTTCCTGTGGAAGAATATATCAAAGCATTGGAACGTTCTGAAGGCGAGCTATACTACAATCATGGACTTGGTATGCGATTCAGTAAG ATTACTGAGCAGATATATGTTGGATCTTGTATACAAACGGAAGCCGATGTAAAAAATTTGTCCAGTGTG GGGATCACTGCTGTAATCAATTTCCAGAGTGTTGCTGAAGCAGAAAACTGGGGAATCAACTCCAATTCAATCAATGAGTCATGCCAAAGATCCAATATTCTCATGATCAACTATCCTATAAG GGATGCAGATTCCTTTGACATGAGGAAGAAATTACCATTTTGTGTTGGGCTACTATTGCGCTTACTGAAAAAGAATCATCGTGTTTTTGTCACTTGTACTACTGGTTTTGATCGATCTCCTGCTTCCATAATTGCATACCTTCATTGGATAACAGATACATCCCTTCATGCTGCTTATAATTTTGTGACTGGATTGCATTTTTGCAAGCCTGACAG ACCAGCAGTTGCTTGGGCAACCTGGGATCTTATAGGTATGGTGGAAAGTGGCGGGCATGATGGACCAGCGACGCATGCTGTGACTTTTGTGTGGAATGGTCAAGAG GGAGAAGATGTATCCCTGGTTGGAGATTTTACTGGAAATTGGAAAGAGCCGATGAAGGCGAGCCACATGGGTGGTCCAAGATATGAAGTTGAAGTTAGGCTTCCACAAGGAAA GTACTACTATAAGTATATCATAAATGGGCAATGGCGGCATTCAACAGCGTCACCAATAGAGAGGGATGAAAGGGGAAACGTCAATAATATAATTGTGGTTGGTGATATTGCAAACGTGAGGCCTTCTattcaacaaaaaaagaag GATGTTAACATTGTGAAGGTTATTGAGAGGCCATTGACAGAAAATGAGCGCTTCGTGCTGGCAAAAGCAGCTCGCTGTGTTGCATTCTCTGTCTGTCCAATCAGACTAGCTCCAAAGTAA
- the LOC8289791 gene encoding protease Do-like 1, chloroplastic — protein MATTTSSLISSTFFYSSSSQFSRLPNRKPLSLLSKNIHTNHSNKNKNTTSRTLCFLHNLFYSHSLTSKKLLFTKNSTSTSSSSSSIASSAVESLLLLCTSLTLSVSIFVTNVDPASAFVVTTPRKLQSDELATVRLFQENTPSVVYITNLAAKQDAFTLDVLEVPQGSGSGFVWDSEGHIVTNFHVIRGASDLKITLADQSTYDATVVGYDQDKDVAVLRVEAPKEKLRPIPVGVSADLLVGQKVYAIGNPFGLDHTLTTGVISGLRREISSAATGRPIQDVIQTDAAINPGNSGGPLLDSSGSLIGINTAIYSPSGASSGVGFSIPVDTVSGIVEQLVKFGKVTRPILGIKFAPDQSVEQLGVSGVLVLDAPASGPAGKAGLQPTKRDAYGRLILGDIITSVNGKKITNGSDLYRILDQCKVGDQVIVEVLRGDHKEKIPVILEPKPDES, from the exons aTGGCCACTACCACTTCTTCATTAATTTCTTCCACATTCTTCTACTCTTCCTCTTCCCAATTTTCTCGCTTACCAAACAGAAAACCGTTGTCTCTCTTGAGCAAAAACATTCATACCAACCACAGCAACAAAAACAAGAATACTACTTCTCGCACTCTCTGTTTCCTACATAATCTGTTCTACTCTCATTCATTAACCTCAAAGAAGCTCTTATTTACCAAAAATTCTACCTCtacctcttcttcttcttctagtaTAGCATCATCAGCTGTTGAGTCGCTTCTTCTTCTGTGTACCTCACTTACCTTATCCGTGTCAATATTTGTAACGAATGTGGACCCCGCCTCCGCATTTGTCGTAACGACGCCTCGTAAATTGCAATCCGATGAACTCGCTACTGTTCGCCTTTTTCAAGAGAATACTCCTTCTGTTGTTTATATCACTAATCTCGCCGCCAA acaGGATGCATTTACTTTGGACGTCTTAGAGGTGCCGCAAGGGTCAGGTTCCGGATTTGTTTGGGATAGTGAAGGTCATATCGTCACTAATTTTCACGTCATTCGCGGTGCTTCTGATCTCAA GATCACTCTTGCAGACCAGTCAACTTATGATGCAACAGTTGTTGGATATGACCAAGACAAAGATGTTGCTGTATTGCGAGTTGAAGCTCCTAAAGAGAAACTGAGACCAATACCTGTTGGTGTTTCTGCTGACTTGCTTGTTGGCCAGAAAGTATATGCTATCGGCAATCCT TTTGGACTTGACCACACTCTGACAACCGGCGTCATCAG tGGGCTGCGCAGAGAAATCAGTTCTGCTGCTACTGGTCGTCCTATTCAGGATGTTATACAGACAGATGCTGCCATTAATCCTGGAAATAGCGGAGGACCACTTCTTGATAGTTCAGGAAGCCTTATTGGGATAAATACAGCCATATACTCTCCATCTGGTGCATCCTCTGGTGTTGGATTTTCAATTCCAGTTGATACT GTAAGTGGAATTGTTGAGCAGTTAGTGAAGTTTGGAAAAGTCACAAGACCTATTTTAGGTATTAAGTTTGCACCTGATCAATCTGTGGAGCAGTTGGGAGTAAGTGGGGTGCTCGTCTTAGATGCTCCTGCCAGTGGTCCAGCTGGGAAAGCA GGTCTGCAACCCACTAAACGTGATGCCTATGGTAGACTTATTTTGGGTGATATCATAACATCTGTGAATGGGAAAAAGATTACAAATGGCAGTGACTTGTACAGAATTCTTGACCAATGTAAAGTAGGCGATCAG GTGATTGTAGAGGTGCTGCGCGGTGATCACAAGGAGAAGATTCCCGTAATACTTGAACCAAAGCCCGATGAATCATAG